From the genome of Pseudomonadota bacterium, one region includes:
- a CDS encoding GGDEF domain-containing protein codes for MSATCYCDSQLAKTLQHSLRNDDVVSRLGGDEFLIICPNTDIEGGKHIAEMTRKTVSELRVSTGGEPWHGSISVGVSSRLPDMKSYEELIKEADKGVYAAKEAGKNCV; via the coding sequence CTGTCTGCCACTTGCTATTGCGATTCACAATTGGCTAAAACACTTCAGCATTCCTTGCGAAATGATGATGTTGTGAGTCGCCTTGGTGGTGATGAGTTTCTTATTATCTGTCCTAATACGGATATAGAGGGTGGAAAGCATATCGCAGAAATGACCCGTAAAACCGTATCGGAACTTCGAGTATCAACTGGTGGTGAACCTTGGCATGGCAGCATTAGTGTTGGCGTTTCTTCTCGATTGCCTGACATGAAAAGCTATGAAGAGTTAATTAAGGAGGCAGATAAAGGCGTATATGCTGCTAAAGAAGCTGGAAAAAATTGCGTATAA